A genomic window from Yarrowia lipolytica chromosome 1D, complete sequence includes:
- a CDS encoding uncharacterized protein (Compare to YALI0D22803g, similar to uniprot|P40024 Saccharomyces cerevisiae Probable ATP-dependent transporter YER036C) → MAVSSSKAKREAKKAEKAAAKAKAEGKEVGKSVDEIVAENTEKIKELKMQKDKDGLSDRVTTGVLASLETSRDLKLTSVSLNFHGKVLIQDSTLELNYGQRYGLLGENGCGKSTFLKALAEREYPVPEIIDIYLLNEPAEPSEWSALEYVVREAEAELKRLEHQVEKILEEDGPESPILEDLYERIDDMDPTTFESRASLILVGLGFNSKTIKKKTKDMSGGWKMRVALAKALFVKPTLLLLDDPTAHLDLEACVWLEEYLKKWPRTLILVSHSQDFLNGVCTNMLDMRMKKMLLYGGNYDSYVKTRNEQETNQMKQYHKQQEEIAHIKKFIASAGTYANLVRQAKSRQKILDKMEADGLIEKVVPDKVFEFRFPAVEKLPPPVLSFDNITFSYSGNPEENLYENLNFGVDMDSRIALVGPNGVGKSTLLKLMTGQLQPTGTEGRISRHTHLKIGVYSQHSQDQLDLTKSSLEFVRDKFSHISHDFQYWRQQLGRFGLTGEGQTALMATLSEGQRSRVVFALLAIEAPNMIFLDEPTNGLDIPTIDSLAQAINEFDGGVVVVSHDFRLLDKIAKDIFVCENKTATRWDGSILSYKAKLAKNVVV, encoded by the coding sequence ATGGCTGTGTCTTCCAGTAAAGCCAAGCGAGaagccaagaaggccgagaaggccgccGCCAAGGCAAAGGCCGAGGGAAAGGAGGTTGGAAAGTCCGTGGACGAGATTGTGGCGGAGAACActgagaagatcaaggagctcaagatgcagaaggacaaggacggTCTGTCGGATCGAGTTACCACCGGTGTGCTGGCCTCTCTGGagacgtcacgtgatctgaaGCTGACTTCTGTGTCGCTCAATTTCCACGGAAAAGTGCTGATTCAGGACTCCACTCTCGAGCTCAACTACGGCCAGCGATATGGTCTTCTGGGAGAGAACGGATGTGGAAAGTCGACTTTCCTCAAGGCTTTGGCCGAGCGAGAGTACCCTGTTCCCGAAATTATCGACATCTATCTTCTGAACGAGCCTGCTGAGCCCTCCGAGTGGTCTGCTCTGGAGTACGTTGTGCGagaggccgaggccgagctcAAGCGTCTGGAGCACCAGGTTGAGAAGATCCTTGAGGAGGATGGCCCCGAGTCGCCCATTCTGGAGGATCTGTACGAGCGAATTGACGACATGGACCCCACCACCTTTGAGTCTCGAGCCTCTCTGATTCTGGTCGGTCTGGGTTTCAACTCCAAGACCATtaagaagaagaccaaggatATGTCTGGAGGATGGAAGATGCGAGTTGCTCTTGCCAAGGCTCTTTTCGTCAAGCCcactcttctgctgctcgatGACCCCACTGCCcatctggatctggaggccTGTGTCTGGCTTGAAGAGTACCTCAAGAAGTGGCCTCGAACCCTGATTCTCGTGTCGCACTCCCAGGATTTCCTCAACGGAGTCTGCACCAACATGCTTGATATGCGAATGAAGAAGATGCTACTGTACGGAGGAAACTATGACTCTTACGTCAAGACCCGAAACGAACAGGAGACCAACCAGATGAAGCAGTACcacaagcagcaggaggaaaTCGCACACATCAAGAAGTTCATTGCTTCCGCCGGTACTTACGCAAACCTGGTGCGACAGGCCAAGTCGCGACAGAAGATTCTGGACAAGATGGAGGCCGACGGTCTGATTGAGAAGGTGGTGCCCGACAAGGTGTTTGAGTTCCGATTCCCCGCCGTTGAGAAGCTGCCTCCTCCCGTTCTGTCTTTCGACAACATCACCTTCTCCTACTCTGGTAACCCCGAGGAGAACCTGTACGAGAACCTCAACTTTGGTGTTGATATGGACTCTCGAATCGCTCTGGTTGGTCCCAACGGTGTGGGTAAGTCCACTCTGCTGAAGCTCATGACCGGTCAGCTCCAGCCTACCGGAACCGAGGGCCGAATCTCGCGACACACCCATCTCAAGATTGGTGTCTACTCCCAGCATTCTCAGGACCAGCTGGATCTCACCAAGTCTTCTCTGGAGTTTGTCCGAGACAAGTTTTCCCACATTTCTCACGACTTCCAGTACTGGCGACAGCAGCTGGGTAGATTCGGACTTACTGGTGAGGGCCAGACTGCCCTCATGGCCACTCTTTCCGAGGGTCAGCGATCTCGAGTCGTTTTTGCCCTGCTTGCCATTGAGGCTCCTAACATGATTTTCCTTGATGAGCCTACTAACGGTCTGGATATTCCCACCATTGACTCGCTGGCTCAGGCCATCAACGAGTTTGACGGAGGAGTCGTGGTTGTTTCACACGATTTCCGACTGTTGGACAAGATCGCCAAGGATATTTTCGTGTGCGAGAACAAGACCGCTACCAGATGGGATGGCAGCATCTTGTCgtacaaggccaagctggccaagaacgTGGTCGTTTAA